In Columba livia isolate bColLiv1 breed racing homer chromosome 6, bColLiv1.pat.W.v2, whole genome shotgun sequence, a single genomic region encodes these proteins:
- the SLC35G1 gene encoding solute carrier family 35 member G1 — protein MVLCQGGEAAAVPAAAGEEPEVPLSREDGAGPGQPCPCPAPGMEAAGAEERRVCGCCSGLSWPRCCKAPGTKKKAACPGLGLFYTVLSAFLFSVASLFLKKIEDVHSVEVSAFRCIFQMAFVLPGLIYYKTGFLGPKGKRIFLLFRGFLGSSAMILLYYAFQVMPLADATVITFSSPVFTSLLAWIFLKEKYSIWDLLFTLFAVTGVVLIARPPFLFGSNVTGIEGSYTDHLKGTIAAITSTISAASTLVILRKVGKSVHYFLSIWYYAVIGLIGCVIALFVMNEWRLPYCGKDRVLLILIGLLGLGGQIFLTKALQIEKAGPVAIMRTMDVVFAFILQILFLNHLPTWWTVGGALCVVASSSGTAIRKWRQSLKKAKQNEI, from the exons ATGGTGCTGTGTCAGGGCGGCGAGGCCGCCGCTGTGCCGGCTGCGGCCGGGGAGGAGCCGGAGGTGCCGTTGAGCCGGGAGGATGGTGCCGGTCCGGGGCAGCCTTGCCCGTGCCCGGCGCCCGGCATGGAGGCGGCGGGCGCCGAAGAGCGCCGCGTTTGTGGCTGCTGCTCGGGCTTGTCCTGGCCGCGCTGCTGCAAGGCACCCG gaacaaagaagaaagctgcCTGTCCAGGACTTGGTCTGTTCTATACTGTACTGTCTGCCTTCCTTTTCTCAGTggcctctttatttcttaaaaaaatagaagacgTACATTCAGTGGAAGTGAGTGCATTTCGATGTATTTTCCAAATGGCATTCGTTCTTCCTGGTTTAATATACTACAA aacagGGTTTTTGGGACCAAAAGGCAaaagaatttttcttctcttccgaGGATTCCTTGGCTCCAGCGCAATGATTCTTCTCTACTATGCTTTCCAAGTCATGCCACTAGCGGATGCCACTGTTATCACTTTTAGCAGTCCTGTTTTTACATCGTTGTTGGCGTGGATCTTTCTCAAAGAGAAGTACAGTATTTGGGATCTTCTGTTTACCCTCTTTGCAGTCACTGGAGTGGTGCTTATTGCCAGACCACCGTTTCTGTTTGGGTCAAACGTGACGGGGATTGAAGGAAGTTACACAGATCACCTTAAAGGAACTATAGCAGCAATCACAAGCACGATATCTGCAGCTTCGACTTTGGTTATACTAAGGAAGGTGGGGAAATCTGTGCATTACTTTTTGTCAATTTGGTATTATGCAGTCATTGGTTTAATTGGATGTGTTATAGCATTGTTTGTTATGAATGAATGGCGTTTACCATATTGTGGCAAAGATAGGGTTCTTCTAATATTAATAGgcttgttagggttagggggtCAGATATTTCTCACAAAAGCATTACAGATAGAGAAAGCTGGACCTGTAGCCATAATGAGAACAATGGATGTGGTGTTTGCTTTTATACTACAAATCCTTTTCCTCAATCACCTACCAACTTGGTGGACTGTGGGTGGTGCCCTTTGTGTAGTAGCTAGTAGTTCTGGAACTGCCATTCGTAAGTGGCGACAAAGCTTGAAGAAAGCTAAGCAAAATGAAATCTAA